In the Acidobacteriota bacterium genome, TTCGCGGAATCGCATCGTCAGGAATAGTGGAGTAGGGCAGGTAGACGTCGATGCCGTCCGCAGGAAATCGCATAGATGGTGGCAGGACGCCCACCACAATCGAGGGCACTCCACGCAGGGTCAATGTGGCGCCGATCGCGTCGGGTGAGGCACCAAATTCGCGCACCCAGAACGTGTGGCTGAGTACGACCACGTCGTCTGGACCGCCGCGCACCATCTCTTCTTCACGGGGGAGACGGCCCGCCGCCGGAATGACGCCGAGCGCTGAAAAGAATCCGGGTGAAAAAAACGCCGCGGGCAACCGGCGTGGTTCGCCGCGGCCGGTCAGATCGATGCCGCTCGACCCGGCCCGGAAAAACACGCCGCCGATATCCTCGATGTCGCGTCGAGCCGCGCGCCAGTCGTCGAGGTCAACGGCCGACACCGCCGCGCGCATCGAGCCGGCGGTGGCGTTCGCCGAATACACGGCATAGAGGTTGTCTGGCTGAGGGAAGGGGAGCGGGCGAAAGACGACGCCGTAGACCAGCGAGAAGATCGCGGTGGTCGCGCCGATGCCCAGCGCCAGCGTGGCAATGCCCGTGATGGTAAACGCCGGCGCTGCGATCAGCCGCCGCAGGGCGTACCGGATATCGGTGCGCAGTTCCCCCATGTAGTCTCTCCTTCGCTGTGTGGTGACGGTGCGCCGGCCAATCCGCCGCATGTACCGACGCGCGTCGTCAATGTCGCCGAATTCCCGAACGGCTCGGGCGCGCGCCGCCGCAGGGGACATACCCTCGGAAACGAGGCCGGCCGTTCGCGCGTCCAGGTGCGCCTGCACTTCCGCCTCAACATCGGCGTCCACGTCCACGTGCTCTGGTCTGGTCATGGTTTGAGGACCTGCGCAATCGCAGAGGCGTATCGATACCAGGCCAATTCTTCTGTGCGAAGGCGTTTGCGTCCTTCGGCGGTCAACCGGTAATAACGCGCGCGCCGGTTTGACTCCGACATGCCCCACTCGGCAGCGAGGCATCCGCCGTTTTCAAGTCGGCGCAGGGACTTGTAGAGGGGAGCGTCTTCGATCTGCAGTGTCCCGTCCGTGCGTTCATGCACCCATCGCGAGATGGCGTACCCGTGCTTCGGCTCGTCGGCGAGGCAGCGGAGAATGAGCACGTCGAGCGTGCCCTGAAGGATGTTGACCGGTTCGCGTGACATGGCTTCACCTTACCATGTAAGGCGAAGAACTGGACGAAGTTACGCGGTCCCGGTTTCGGACACAGACCATGGCGCGCATGGTGGGCACGACACGATCGCGCGTCAACCTGTTCCTGGGCACCCCGGTCGCTTGGGGTTCCCGACGGCGGACTCTGCGAGGGGACGGGGGCGCATCGTGGGCAGTAGGGCTGTGCCTTACAGCACATTGTGCTGGGCGGCGGTCTGGTAGTGTCGAGGCATGTCTACTAACCATCGTTCCATTCGCCTGTATTCGCTCGCCCTCGCCGCCCTCGTCTTGGTGCCGGCCGTGGCCGCAGCGCAGACAGCTCCCCTCACCACGTTTGGTGTCAAGGCGGGCGTTAACGTCGCCACCTTGAGTTCTGAAGACTCCACCGCTGAGCTGGGCCAGAAGATTGGCTTAGTGGGCGGCGTGTTTGTCGGCCGCTCGATC is a window encoding:
- a CDS encoding PadR family transcriptional regulator; this translates as MSREPVNILQGTLDVLILRCLADEPKHGYAISRWVHERTDGTLQIEDAPLYKSLRRLENGGCLAAEWGMSESNRRARYYRLTAEGRKRLRTEELAWYRYASAIAQVLKP